A genomic segment from Paenibacillus sp. FSL K6-1096 encodes:
- a CDS encoding class I SAM-dependent methyltransferase gives MSQHYYSQQPEARHDRRSIETVLRGRSLRFVSDAGVFSKGDIDHGSRVLIEAMEIPDGAEVLDVGCGYGPIGISAALLAPKGHVTMIDINSRAVELARENARHNGAFNVTVTESDKLSAVAGRKFDVVLTNPPIRAGKSVVHEIFEQACDHLNEGGSLWIVIQKKQGAPSAVAKLESLFPVVEEMGKDKGYRIIRAQK, from the coding sequence ATGTCGCAGCATTATTACTCGCAGCAGCCGGAAGCCCGTCATGACAGACGCAGCATCGAGACGGTTCTGAGAGGCCGGAGCCTCCGCTTTGTAAGCGACGCCGGTGTTTTTTCAAAGGGAGATATTGATCATGGCAGCCGTGTTCTGATTGAAGCAATGGAGATCCCGGACGGGGCGGAGGTGCTGGATGTGGGCTGTGGTTACGGTCCCATAGGAATTAGTGCCGCGCTGCTTGCTCCCAAAGGACATGTCACAATGATTGATATTAATAGCCGTGCCGTTGAGCTGGCCCGCGAGAATGCCCGGCATAACGGTGCGTTCAATGTTACGGTCACTGAGAGCGACAAGCTGTCCGCCGTAGCCGGGCGGAAGTTCGATGTGGTGCTTACGAATCCGCCGATTCGCGCCGGCAAGAGCGTGGTGCATGAGATCTTTGAACAGGCCTGTGACCACTTGAATGAAGGCGGGAGTCTGTGGATTGTCATTCAGAAGAAGCAGGGGGCGCCATCGGCCGTTGCCAAGCTGGAGAGTCTGTTCCCGGTGGTTGAGGAAATGGGCAAAGACAAGGGCTACCGCATTATCAGGGCTCAGAAATAA
- the rplL gene encoding 50S ribosomal protein L7/L12, translating into MSKETILEEIKGMSVLELNDLVKAIEEEFGVTAAAPVAVGGAVAAVEAEQSEFDVILTSAGASKINVIKIVREITGLGLKEAKDVVDNAPKPIKEKVSKEEAEAVKAKLEEAGAAVELK; encoded by the coding sequence ATGAGCAAAGAAACAATCTTGGAAGAAATTAAAGGCATGAGCGTGTTGGAACTGAACGACCTGGTTAAAGCAATCGAAGAAGAGTTCGGCGTAACTGCAGCAGCTCCAGTAGCTGTTGGCGGCGCTGTAGCAGCTGTTGAAGCTGAACAATCCGAATTCGACGTTATTCTGACAAGCGCTGGCGCTTCCAAAATCAACGTTATCAAGATCGTTCGCGAAATCACTGGTCTTGGTCTGAAAGAAGCTAAGGACGTTGTAGACAACGCTCCAAAGCCAATCAAAGAAAAAGTAAGCAAAGAAGAAGCAGAAGCTGTCAAAGCAAAATTGGAAGAAGCAGGCGCTGCTGTAGAACTGAAATAG
- the rplJ gene encoding 50S ribosomal protein L10 has translation MANAKVIQAKQDAVDVVTGKLQNSVSTVVADYRGLNVSQVTELRKQLREAGVEFQVLKNTLLRRATAAAELTDLDAVLTGPTAIAFSETDAVVAAKILNDFAKKNDALKLKGGVVEGRVIDADQLKALAELPSREGLLSMLLSVLQAPMRNFALAVKAVAEKEEQSA, from the coding sequence TTGGCAAATGCAAAAGTAATCCAAGCTAAACAGGATGCGGTTGATGTTGTTACCGGCAAACTGCAGAACAGTGTCTCCACTGTAGTTGCAGACTACCGCGGATTGAACGTATCGCAAGTGACTGAACTGCGTAAGCAGCTTCGTGAAGCTGGCGTTGAGTTCCAGGTCCTGAAGAACACATTGCTGCGCCGCGCAACTGCAGCGGCTGAACTGACTGATCTGGACGCTGTCCTGACTGGTCCTACAGCGATCGCTTTCAGCGAGACTGATGCGGTTGTAGCAGCCAAGATTCTGAACGACTTCGCTAAGAAGAACGACGCTCTTAAGCTTAAGGGCGGCGTAGTAGAAGGTCGCGTGATCGACGCTGACCAGCTGAAAGCACTGGCTGAGCTTCCTTCCCGCGAAGGTTTGCTGTCCATGCTGCTTAGCGTGCTTCAAGCTCCAATGCGCAACTTCGCGCTTGCAGTTAAAGCTGTTGCAGAGAAGGAAGAACAAAGCGCGTAA
- the rplA gene encoding 50S ribosomal protein L1, producing the protein MAKHGKKYLESAKLINSEATYEPSEAVELVKKAATAKFDETVEAAVRLGVDPRKQDQAVRGVVVLPHGTGKTQRVLVFAKGEKAKEAEAAGADYVGDADMINKIQQGWFEFDVCVATPDMMSEVGKLGRLLGGKGLMPNPKAGTVTFDVTKAVQEIKAGKIEYRLDKAGQIHAPIGKVSFNADQLNDNLKALIDALNRAKPAAAKGVYLKGIAISSTMGPSARVNTTAFR; encoded by the coding sequence ATGGCTAAACATGGTAAGAAATACCTGGAATCTGCCAAGCTGATCAACAGCGAAGCAACCTATGAGCCTTCAGAAGCTGTAGAGCTTGTGAAAAAGGCAGCCACTGCCAAGTTCGACGAAACCGTTGAAGCAGCAGTGCGTCTGGGTGTAGACCCTCGTAAACAAGACCAAGCCGTTCGCGGTGTTGTTGTCCTGCCTCACGGCACAGGCAAAACCCAGCGCGTGCTTGTATTTGCAAAAGGTGAAAAAGCGAAGGAAGCGGAAGCTGCCGGTGCCGATTATGTTGGCGATGCTGACATGATTAACAAGATTCAACAGGGCTGGTTCGAATTCGATGTCTGCGTAGCTACACCTGATATGATGAGTGAAGTCGGTAAACTGGGCCGTCTGCTCGGTGGTAAAGGCCTCATGCCTAACCCTAAAGCAGGTACAGTTACTTTCGATGTTACCAAGGCTGTTCAAGAAATCAAAGCCGGTAAAATCGAATACCGTCTCGACAAAGCGGGCCAAATTCACGCGCCAATCGGCAAAGTGTCTTTCAACGCTGACCAACTGAACGATAACCTTAAAGCTCTGATCGACGCTCTGAACCGTGCGAAACCTGCTGCTGCTAAGGGTGTATACCTGAAGGGCATCGCGATTTCGTCCACTATGGGACCTAGCGCTCGTGTGAACACTACTGCATTCAGATAA
- the rplK gene encoding 50S ribosomal protein L11 produces the protein MAKKVIKMVKLQIPAGKANPAPPVGPALGQAGVNIMAFCKEFNARTADQAGLIIPVEITVFEDRSFTFITKTPPAAVLLRIAAKVEKGSGEPNKKKVAKIGRAAVREIAETKMPDLNAASVEAAMRMVEGTARSMGITIED, from the coding sequence ATGGCTAAAAAAGTTATTAAAATGGTGAAACTGCAGATTCCTGCAGGGAAAGCGAACCCAGCGCCTCCAGTAGGTCCGGCGTTAGGTCAAGCAGGTGTCAACATCATGGCATTCTGTAAGGAATTCAACGCTCGTACTGCCGACCAGGCTGGCCTGATCATCCCGGTTGAAATTACAGTATTTGAAGACCGTTCCTTTACCTTCATCACCAAAACTCCTCCGGCTGCTGTTCTGCTCCGCATCGCTGCAAAAGTAGAAAAAGGCTCCGGTGAACCGAACAAGAAAAAGGTAGCGAAGATCGGCCGCGCAGCGGTTCGTGAAATCGCAGAAACCAAAATGCCTGACCTGAACGCTGCATCTGTTGAAGCTGCAATGCGTATGGTTGAAGGTACTGCCCGCAGTATGGGTATCACAATCGAAGACTAA
- the nusG gene encoding transcription termination/antitermination protein NusG: MEKRWYVVHTYSGYENKVKANLEKRVESMGMEDKIFRVLVPMEEELVNKDGKKKTVMRKVYPGYVLVEMIQTDDSWYVVRNTPGVTGFVGSTGSGSKPTALLPEEVDQILKHMGMVEPKAKIDFEIKESVRIMVGPFANFVGSVEEILADKSKIKVHVNMFGRETPLELDFTQVEKI; the protein is encoded by the coding sequence ATGGAAAAAAGATGGTACGTTGTTCATACCTATTCCGGGTATGAGAATAAGGTCAAGGCCAATTTGGAAAAACGCGTTGAGTCCATGGGCATGGAGGACAAAATATTCCGCGTTCTTGTTCCTATGGAAGAAGAACTGGTAAACAAGGATGGCAAGAAGAAAACGGTCATGCGCAAAGTTTACCCTGGTTACGTTTTGGTCGAAATGATTCAGACGGATGATTCCTGGTATGTAGTCCGCAATACGCCGGGCGTGACCGGATTCGTCGGTTCAACCGGTTCGGGGTCCAAGCCTACCGCACTGCTCCCTGAAGAGGTTGATCAAATTCTGAAGCATATGGGCATGGTTGAACCTAAAGCGAAGATTGATTTCGAAATTAAGGAATCCGTACGTATTATGGTCGGTCCATTTGCGAATTTTGTGGGCTCCGTGGAAGAGATTTTGGCAGACAAAAGCAAGATCAAGGTGCACGTCAACATGTTTGGACGGGAAACCCCGCTCGAGTTGGATTTCACTCAAGTGGAGAAAATATAA
- the secE gene encoding preprotein translocase subunit SecE: MKRSFKSLFSFFTESWSELKKVRWPNRKELKNYTLIVLGTIVVISLYFWVLDIGISAVIEAII; the protein is encoded by the coding sequence GTGAAACGTAGTTTCAAGTCTTTGTTTTCCTTTTTCACTGAGAGCTGGAGTGAACTCAAAAAGGTTCGCTGGCCTAATCGTAAAGAACTGAAAAACTATACTTTGATCGTTCTCGGTACAATTGTAGTTATTTCTCTTTACTTCTGGGTTCTGGACATCGGTATTTCCGCTGTGATTGAAGCGATTATTTAG
- the rpmG gene encoding 50S ribosomal protein L33 — protein sequence MRVIITLACTSCKQRNYATTKNKRNHPDRLEMKKFCKFCNEQTPHRETR from the coding sequence ATGCGGGTAATTATCACTTTGGCTTGTACTAGTTGCAAACAAAGAAACTATGCAACAACCAAAAACAAGCGAAATCACCCCGACCGCTTGGAGATGAAGAAATTTTGCAAGTTCTGTAACGAGCAAACTCCTCATCGCGAAACCAGATAG
- the sigH gene encoding RNA polymerase sporulation sigma factor SigH produces the protein MSVDLKELMLSEYDFISDEEIVEIFRGGDSGALEHLINKYRNFVRAKARSYFLIGADREDIVQEGMIGLYKAIRDFKGDKLSSFKAFAELCITRQIITAIKTATRQKHIPLNSYVSLDKPIYDEDSDRTLMDVICGTQVLDPEELIINQEEFIGLEDKMAEILSDLERKVLMLYLDGRSYQEIAEDLKRHVKSIDNALQRVKRKLERYLEVRDN, from the coding sequence GTGAGTGTCGACCTCAAGGAATTAATGCTGTCCGAGTACGATTTCATAAGTGATGAAGAGATTGTCGAGATCTTCCGTGGTGGCGACAGTGGCGCATTGGAGCATCTGATTAACAAGTACCGCAATTTCGTGCGTGCCAAGGCCCGTTCCTATTTCCTGATCGGAGCCGACCGTGAAGATATTGTCCAGGAGGGCATGATCGGTCTGTACAAGGCGATCCGCGACTTCAAGGGTGACAAGCTGTCTTCATTCAAGGCTTTTGCCGAGTTGTGTATTACCCGCCAGATTATCACGGCCATTAAGACGGCTACCCGCCAGAAGCATATTCCGCTGAATTCCTACGTCTCGCTGGACAAACCCATCTATGACGAGGATTCGGACCGGACGCTGATGGATGTGATCTGCGGAACACAGGTGCTTGACCCGGAAGAGCTGATTATTAACCAGGAAGAGTTCATCGGTCTGGAAGATAAGATGGCGGAGATTCTGAGTGATCTGGAACGCAAAGTGCTGATGCTCTATCTGGACGGACGCTCCTATCAGGAGATTGCCGAGGATTTGAAGCGGCATGTGAAGTCTATCGACAATGCTTTGCAGCGTGTGAAGCGCAAATTGGAAAGATATCTGGAAGTGCGTGACAATTAA
- a CDS encoding NYN domain-containing protein, whose translation MADWRDILLVDGYNMIGGWPELAALSQTDMQGARDRLLDLLADYQAFSGLRVIAVFDAYRVPGLGRSFVQGKVQVFFTKEKETADECIERLVGEFTHRRRQISVATSDFIEQHVIFAQGALRISARELRLEIEENQKQVKKVIEPGSVNATRHSLEDKLPPETRRRLEDWRRQ comes from the coding sequence ATGGCAGACTGGCGTGATATCCTGCTCGTTGACGGCTATAATATGATCGGCGGCTGGCCGGAGCTGGCGGCACTGTCGCAGACCGACATGCAGGGCGCGCGCGACCGGCTGCTGGATCTGCTGGCCGACTATCAGGCATTCTCCGGGCTGCGCGTCATCGCCGTATTCGATGCCTACCGGGTGCCGGGCCTTGGCCGGTCCTTTGTGCAAGGGAAGGTCCAGGTTTTCTTCACCAAGGAGAAGGAGACGGCGGATGAGTGCATTGAACGGCTGGTTGGAGAATTTACGCACCGCCGCAGGCAGATTTCAGTAGCCACCAGTGATTTCATCGAGCAGCATGTCATTTTTGCACAGGGGGCTCTGCGTATTTCGGCCAGGGAGCTGCGGCTTGAGATCGAAGAGAACCAGAAGCAGGTGAAGAAAGTCATTGAGCCCGGAAGCGTGAACGCCACCCGTCACTCGCTGGAGGACAAGTTGCCCCCGGAGACGCGCAGACGGCTGGAGGACTGGCGCAGACAGTAA
- the rlmB gene encoding 23S rRNA (guanosine(2251)-2'-O)-methyltransferase RlmB — MEELRTEEEILAGKHSVLEALRAGRTLNKIWIAETAQKHLTAPIMAEARKAGIVIQHVDKRKLDQLAPGVQHQGVVAQAAPFAYTEVADILAAAEAKGEPAFLLLLDEIEDPHNLGSILRTADCTGVHGVIVPKRRSAQITATVSKTSAGAVEYVPVARVTNLGQTIDRLKELGVWVVGTDVDTDQNLFGSDIFTGPVAVVIGNENKGMGRLIREKCDVLLKLPMAGRINSLNASVAAGVVMYEVLRRRQEQG, encoded by the coding sequence ATGGAAGAATTGAGAACGGAAGAGGAAATTCTGGCAGGCAAGCATTCGGTGCTAGAAGCGCTTAGAGCCGGACGTACACTGAACAAAATATGGATCGCCGAAACCGCGCAAAAGCATCTGACCGCGCCGATCATGGCGGAAGCGCGCAAGGCGGGCATTGTCATCCAGCATGTTGACAAGCGCAAGCTGGATCAGCTCGCGCCGGGCGTTCAGCATCAGGGCGTGGTGGCGCAGGCAGCGCCGTTTGCCTACACGGAGGTTGCTGATATCCTGGCGGCAGCTGAAGCCAAGGGAGAGCCGGCTTTTCTGCTGCTGCTTGACGAGATTGAAGATCCGCACAACCTGGGGTCTATTCTGCGTACGGCAGACTGCACAGGTGTACATGGAGTGATTGTGCCGAAGCGCCGCTCCGCGCAGATTACAGCCACCGTCTCCAAAACCTCGGCCGGCGCGGTTGAATATGTGCCCGTTGCCCGTGTAACCAATCTCGGACAGACGATCGACCGGCTGAAGGAGCTGGGCGTCTGGGTGGTGGGAACGGATGTGGATACCGATCAGAATCTGTTCGGATCGGATATCTTCACCGGCCCGGTAGCGGTGGTTATCGGCAATGAGAATAAGGGCATGGGCCGCCTGATCCGGGAGAAATGCGATGTGCTGCTGAAGCTGCCGATGGCAGGAAGAATCAACTCTCTTAATGCTTCGGTAGCTGCCGGTGTAGTCATGTACGAGGTTCTCCGCCGCCGTCAAGAACAGGGCTGA
- a CDS encoding ribonuclease III domain-containing protein: MSGQFDISSAWFPYGPSKEAHLLPPIVLAYAGDAIYEVAVRQYLISLPNLRPNHLHRSATGLVSARAQSTILAHLEPLLTEEEKDVVRRGRNAKSGSVPKNADVLEYRHATAFECLIGYLYYTGQQGRIQELVHSGIEYMQQRSK; encoded by the coding sequence ATGAGCGGACAGTTTGATATAAGCAGCGCCTGGTTCCCGTACGGACCCTCGAAGGAAGCGCATCTGCTCCCGCCCATCGTTCTCGCCTATGCCGGAGATGCCATTTATGAGGTGGCGGTGCGGCAATATCTGATCTCCCTGCCCAATCTTCGTCCGAATCATCTACACCGTTCAGCCACCGGGCTGGTCTCGGCCAGAGCGCAGAGCACGATTCTTGCGCACCTGGAGCCGCTGCTTACGGAAGAGGAGAAGGATGTGGTCAGACGGGGGCGCAATGCCAAATCCGGCTCCGTCCCGAAGAATGCGGATGTGCTGGAATACCGTCATGCCACTGCTTTTGAATGTCTGATCGGCTATTTATATTACACCGGGCAGCAGGGGAGAATACAGGAGCTTGTTCACAGCGGCATCGAGTACATGCAGCAACGGTCAAAGTGA
- the cysS gene encoding cysteine--tRNA ligase, with amino-acid sequence MVMQIYNTMTRSKEVFVPQEPGKVKMYVCGPTVYGYMHIGNARPVIVFDMVRNYLEALGNEVRYLTNFTDVDDKMIRKAEEMNITVAEVADMFIKAYQEDLAGLGVKPATMNPRVTESMDKIIEFIQELEQKGYAYENGGDVYYRTGKFADYGRLSRQNLEELRFGIRIEVDPRKENQEDFVLWKAAKPGEVHWSSPWGEGRPGWHIECSAMVREYLGTTIDIHGGGEDLKFPHHECECAQTEALTGQPLSNYWMHNAFLNIGDEKMSKSLGNGLLVKDIRARFKMGAIRYFMLSSHYRNPLNFTEEALLSAEKSVERIALAEGNVKHRLELDGDGGKGEASPHITERLAAIVGNFHARMQDDFNTPDAITAVFDWVSLANLTLADQQARKTDLAALLKAYAEMNAVLGLTAEAEEEVAGEEIERLIAERAEARKNKNWARSDEIRDELNALGILLEDTPQGMRWRRK; translated from the coding sequence ATGGTAATGCAGATCTATAACACCATGACGCGCAGTAAGGAAGTCTTTGTGCCGCAGGAGCCGGGTAAGGTGAAAATGTACGTATGCGGCCCTACCGTATACGGGTATATGCATATCGGCAACGCAAGACCGGTGATCGTGTTTGATATGGTGCGCAACTATCTGGAGGCGCTTGGCAATGAAGTCCGCTATCTGACCAACTTCACAGATGTGGATGACAAAATGATCCGCAAGGCGGAAGAGATGAACATTACCGTAGCAGAGGTTGCTGATATGTTCATCAAGGCCTACCAGGAGGACCTTGCCGGGCTTGGGGTGAAGCCGGCGACGATGAATCCGCGCGTGACGGAGAGCATGGACAAGATTATTGAATTCATTCAGGAGCTGGAACAGAAAGGCTATGCCTATGAGAATGGCGGGGATGTATATTACCGGACCGGCAAATTCGCGGATTACGGCAGGCTGTCGCGGCAGAATCTGGAGGAGCTGCGCTTCGGTATCCGAATTGAGGTTGATCCGCGTAAGGAGAACCAGGAGGATTTCGTGCTCTGGAAGGCTGCCAAGCCGGGTGAGGTGCACTGGTCCAGTCCTTGGGGGGAAGGACGTCCGGGCTGGCATATCGAGTGCTCCGCGATGGTCCGCGAATATTTGGGCACCACGATTGATATTCATGGCGGCGGTGAGGACCTGAAGTTCCCCCATCATGAGTGCGAGTGCGCCCAGACGGAGGCATTGACCGGCCAGCCGCTGTCGAATTATTGGATGCACAACGCTTTTCTGAATATCGGCGATGAGAAAATGTCTAAGTCACTCGGGAACGGACTGCTGGTGAAGGATATCCGTGCCCGCTTCAAGATGGGGGCGATCCGTTACTTCATGCTGTCCAGCCATTACCGCAACCCGCTCAATTTCACCGAGGAAGCCTTGCTGTCTGCCGAGAAAAGCGTGGAGCGCATCGCTCTGGCGGAAGGCAACGTGAAGCACCGTCTTGAGCTGGACGGGGATGGCGGCAAGGGTGAGGCTAGTCCGCACATCACGGAGCGGCTTGCTGCGATTGTCGGCAATTTCCATGCCCGGATGCAGGATGATTTCAACACACCGGATGCCATCACCGCTGTGTTCGACTGGGTGAGCCTGGCCAATCTCACGCTTGCTGACCAGCAGGCGCGTAAGACTGACCTGGCAGCGCTTCTGAAGGCTTATGCCGAGATGAATGCGGTGCTGGGGCTTACGGCGGAAGCAGAGGAAGAGGTAGCAGGTGAAGAGATTGAGCGGCTGATTGCAGAACGGGCAGAGGCGCGTAAGAACAAAAACTGGGCCCGGTCCGATGAAATCCGCGATGAGCTGAACGCGCTGGGCATTCTGCTGGAGGACACTCCGCAGGGGATGCGGTGGCGGCGTAAATGA
- the cysE gene encoding serine O-acetyltransferase — MFKQFKSDIRAVFDNDPAARSWFEVVFTYAGLHAIWAHRIAHSFYRRRWFTLARIVSQISRFMTGVEIHPGAVIGSRLFIDHGMGIVIGETCEIGDDVIIYQGVTLGGTGKEKGKRHPTVGNNVVIGSGAKVLGSFRIGDNCNIGSNAVVLREVPSNSTVVGNPGRVVKRNGERVSDRLDHTKMPDPLIDSLRFLQKEIEEIREQLGSEDKQKQEQRRLESQQYIGDYEI, encoded by the coding sequence ATGTTTAAGCAGTTCAAATCGGACATTCGGGCAGTATTCGACAACGACCCGGCTGCCCGCAGCTGGTTCGAGGTGGTGTTCACCTACGCCGGGCTTCACGCCATCTGGGCACACCGGATTGCCCACTCTTTCTATAGACGCCGCTGGTTTACGCTGGCACGCATCGTCTCCCAGATCAGCCGGTTCATGACCGGTGTGGAGATTCACCCGGGCGCCGTAATCGGCAGCCGGTTGTTCATTGACCATGGCATGGGGATTGTCATCGGGGAGACTTGTGAAATCGGCGATGATGTGATTATCTATCAGGGGGTCACTCTGGGCGGAACCGGCAAGGAGAAGGGCAAACGCCATCCGACTGTCGGCAACAATGTGGTCATCGGCTCCGGGGCCAAGGTATTGGGATCGTTCCGCATCGGCGATAATTGCAATATCGGCTCCAACGCAGTCGTTCTGCGCGAGGTTCCAAGCAACAGCACGGTTGTAGGCAATCCCGGGCGTGTGGTCAAGCGCAACGGGGAGCGTGTGTCCGACCGGCTGGATCATACGAAGATGCCGGACCCGCTGATCGATTCCCTGCGCTTCCTGCAGAAGGAGATCGAAGAGATCCGGGAACAGCTTGGCTCCGAAGACAAGCAGAAGCAGGAGCAGCGGCGGCTGGAGAGCCAGCAGTATATCGGGGATTACGAAATTTGA
- the gltX gene encoding glutamate--tRNA ligase: protein MADQVRVRYAPSPTGHLHIGNARTALFNYLFARNQGGKFIIRIEDTDLKRNIPEGEQSQLKYLKWLGIDWDESVDVGGEYGPYRQTERLDMYRVYTQDLLDRGLAYRCYCTEEELEAEREEQTARGETPRYSGRHRNLTEEQRLAYEAEGRIASIRFKVPEDRTYTFDDIVKGSISFNTKEMGDFVIVKKDGIPTYNFAVAVDDHLMEISHVLRGEDHISNTPRQLMIYEALGWEAPLFGHMTLIVGDDHKKLSKRNESIIQFLEQYDQLGYLPEALFNFIALLGWSPEGEEEIFTKEQLISIFTADRLSKSPAVFDANKLAHLNNHYIKHADPKRIAALAIPHLQKAGRLPEVLSEEQQSWAESLVALYQEQMVAASDIVALSELFFRSHLELETEAAQVLAEAQVPEVLSAFLAKVEATGDFSAANMAVLIKEVQKETGHKGKALFMPIRVALTGQMHGRDLNATIALLGRDRVIERLKSQIKGA from the coding sequence ATGGCGGATCAAGTTCGGGTGCGTTACGCACCGAGCCCTACGGGACATTTACATATCGGAAATGCCAGAACAGCTCTATTTAATTATCTGTTCGCCCGCAATCAGGGCGGCAAATTCATTATCCGGATCGAGGACACGGATCTGAAGCGCAATATTCCGGAAGGAGAGCAGAGCCAGCTTAAATACCTGAAATGGCTCGGAATCGACTGGGATGAAAGTGTGGATGTAGGCGGAGAATACGGGCCATACCGCCAGACGGAACGTCTGGACATGTACCGGGTGTACACGCAGGATCTGCTGGACCGCGGTCTGGCTTACCGCTGCTACTGCACGGAGGAAGAGCTGGAGGCTGAACGGGAGGAGCAGACAGCACGTGGTGAGACCCCGCGTTATTCCGGCAGACACCGTAATCTCACCGAGGAGCAGCGCCTCGCCTATGAAGCGGAAGGACGCATTGCCAGCATCCGCTTCAAGGTTCCTGAAGACCGCACTTATACCTTCGATGATATTGTCAAAGGCAGCATCTCCTTCAATACCAAGGAAATGGGCGACTTCGTCATTGTGAAGAAAGACGGCATTCCGACCTACAACTTCGCTGTCGCGGTCGATGATCATCTGATGGAGATCTCCCATGTTCTGCGCGGAGAAGATCACATCTCCAATACGCCTCGCCAGCTCATGATCTATGAAGCCCTGGGCTGGGAAGCGCCGCTGTTTGGACACATGACGCTGATTGTCGGCGATGACCACAAGAAGCTGAGCAAGCGCAATGAATCGATTATTCAGTTCCTTGAGCAATATGACCAGCTTGGTTACCTGCCGGAAGCGCTGTTCAACTTCATCGCCCTGCTCGGCTGGTCGCCTGAGGGGGAAGAGGAGATCTTCACCAAGGAGCAGCTGATCTCGATCTTTACAGCTGACCGCCTGTCGAAGAGCCCGGCCGTATTCGATGCGAATAAGCTGGCTCATCTGAATAACCATTACATCAAGCACGCCGATCCTAAGCGGATCGCCGCGCTTGCCATTCCTCATCTGCAGAAGGCGGGACGTCTGCCGGAGGTTCTGAGCGAGGAGCAGCAGAGCTGGGCGGAGAGCCTGGTTGCGCTGTATCAGGAGCAGATGGTAGCCGCATCGGATATTGTCGCCCTCTCCGAGCTGTTCTTCCGCAGCCACCTGGAGCTGGAGACAGAAGCGGCTCAGGTGCTTGCTGAGGCTCAGGTGCCTGAAGTGCTGTCCGCCTTCCTGGCGAAGGTGGAGGCCACCGGTGATTTCAGCGCGGCCAACATGGCTGTGCTGATCAAGGAAGTGCAGAAGGAGACCGGACACAAAGGCAAAGCGCTGTTTATGCCGATTCGTGTCGCCCTTACCGGCCAGATGCACGGCCGCGATCTGAATGCGACGATTGCGCTGCTCGGCCGCGACCGGGTTATCGAACGCCTGAAATCACAGATCAAAGGCGCGTAA
- the ispF gene encoding 2-C-methyl-D-erythritol 2,4-cyclodiphosphate synthase: MIAVGQGFDVHQLVEGRPCIIGGVTIPYEKGLLGHSDADVLLHAVSDAILGALGLGDIGRHFPDTDQAFKDADSLKLLEQVWALARERGYRLGNIDSTIIAQKPKMAPYIPQMTEIIARALGADPSKVNVKATTTEQLGFTGRGEGIAAQSIVCLLQDVISS, encoded by the coding sequence ATGATTGCTGTAGGACAAGGATTTGACGTACACCAGCTGGTCGAGGGAAGGCCGTGCATTATTGGCGGAGTAACCATTCCTTATGAGAAAGGGCTGCTCGGGCACTCCGATGCGGACGTATTGCTGCACGCTGTATCCGATGCGATTCTGGGGGCGCTGGGGCTGGGGGATATCGGCCGGCATTTTCCCGATACCGATCAGGCCTTCAAGGACGCCGATAGCCTGAAGCTGCTGGAGCAGGTGTGGGCGCTTGCGCGTGAGCGCGGATACCGGCTTGGCAACATCGATTCGACCATTATTGCACAGAAGCCGAAGATGGCGCCGTACATTCCGCAGATGACGGAGATTATTGCCCGTGCACTGGGGGCAGACCCGTCGAAGGTCAATGTCAAAGCAACCACGACCGAGCAGCTTGGCTTCACCGGGCGCGGGGAAGGAATTGCCGCCCAATCTATTGTCTGTCTGCTCCAAGATGTGATATCATCGTGA